A stretch of the Pangasianodon hypophthalmus isolate fPanHyp1 chromosome 28, fPanHyp1.pri, whole genome shotgun sequence genome encodes the following:
- the LOC117596367 gene encoding uncharacterized protein LOC117596367 isoform X2, producing the protein MLHALLHPLVKYPNYLLCILHFDTATGLRTFTSAICGHKVIISTMDWRVILAILCILCLPAASAQSSSGDQTAGNSTSTNTTSTNTTSNSSTATNTSSTNTSSTNTSSTNTSSTNTTSTNTTSTNTTSTNTTSNSSTNSSSTNTTSNSSTPTNTSSTNTSSTNTTSDSTTPTNTSSTNTSSTNTSSNSSTPTNTSSTNTSSTNTSSTNTTSNSSTPTNTSSTNTTSTNTTSTNTSSTNTSSNSSTPTNTSSTNTSSTNTTSTNTTSDSTTPTNTSSTNTSSTNTTSNTTSNTSSTNTTSNSSTPTNTSSTNTSSTNTTSNSSTPTNTSSTNTSSTNTTSNSSTNTSSTNTTSNSSTNTSSTNTTSNSTTPTNTSSTNTSSTNSSSTNTSSTNTSSTNTTSNSSTNTSSTNTTSNSTTPTNTSSTNTSSTNTTSNSSTNTSSTNTTSNSSTNTSSTNTTSNSTTPTNTSSTNTSSTNTTSNSSTNTSSTNTTSNSSTPTNTSSTNTSSTNTTSNSSTNTSSTNTTSNSTTPTNTSSTNTSSTNTTSNSSTNTSSTNTTSNSSTNTSSTNTTSNSTTPTNTSSTNTTSTNTTSTNTTSTNTTSTNTTSNSSTNTSSTNTTSNSSTPTNTSSTNTSSTNTTSNSSTNTSSTNTTSNSTTPTNTSSTNTSSTNTTSTNTTSNSTTPTNTSSTNTSSTNTTSTNTTSNSTTPTNTSSTNTSSTNTSSTNTSSTNTTSNSTTPTNTSSTNTTSTNTTSTNTTSNSTTPTNTSSTNTSSTNTSSTNTTSNSTTPTNTSSTNTSSTNTSSTNTTSNSTTPTNTSSTNTTSTNTTSTNTTSNSSTPTNTSSTNTSSTNTTSNSSTNTSSTNTTSNSSTPTNTSSTNTSPTNTTSTNTTSTNTSSTNTTSTSSTPTTPPVVAAAFTLVFSLNEIFTPELANTSSTQFTEKATSIRNQLEPIYRQMFKNFLRMIIHGFRNGSIVTNSSLEFSANGTIPTDSTVKETFVNVTTTNSSLNVIPNSVNVTQAPVTNTTSTNTSSTNTTSNSSTATNTSSTNTTSNSSTATNTSSTNTSSTNTTSTNTTSNTSSTNTTSNSSTATNTSSTNTSSTNTTSTNTTSNTSSTNTTSNSSTATNTSSTNTSSTNTTSNSSTATNTSSTNTSSTNTTSNSTTPTNTSSTNTSSTNTTSTNTTSTNTSSTNTSSTNTTSTNTTSTNTTSNSSTATNTSSTNTSSTNTTSNSTTPTNTSSTNTSSTNTTSTNTTSTNTSSTNTTSTNTTSTNTTSTNTTSNSSTATNTSSTNTTSTNTTSTNTTSTNTTSNSTTPTNTSSTNTSSTNTTSNSSTNTSSTNTTSNSSTATNTSSTNTTSNSSTATNTSSTNTSSTNTSSTNTTSNSSTNTSSTNTTSNSSTATNTSSTNTSSTNTSSTNTSSTNTSSTNTTSTNTTSANTTSTNTTTNSPAVAAVFNLVFSINETFDAALANTSSTQFAAKATSIRTQLESIYRQMFKNFLQMIIHSFRNGSIVTNSSLEFSANGTIPTDSTVKDALVNATTANSSLNIITNSINVTRVPETNSSSPNATSSTSTNTTTSTTTTTSTTTTTPSTPEIAVSIFNLVFRISETFDAALANTSSTQFAAKASIIRTQVEPLYKKAFKNFIIMKIIKFWSGSIVTESNLFFSPNGPNVTAAQVKNTLLTGLQNLNFTVDPNSINVTQTLGNSMPPVIASSLSVIWMSLLSLLLSVALHF; encoded by the exons ATGTTACATGCATTGTTACATCCTCTGGTTAAATATCCCAATTACCTGCTCTGTATTTTACACTTCGACACTGCCACTGGACTGAGAACATTCACATCTGCTATCTGTGGACACAAG gtTATAATCAGCACAATGGACTGGAGGGTTATACtggctattttgtgtattttgtgtctGCCTG CTGCAAGTGCCCAAAGCAGTTCAGGTGATCAGACCGCAGGCAATTCAACTTCAACAAACACGACTTCAACAAACACGACTTCAAACTCGAGCACAGCTACAAACAC ctcttcaacaaacacctcttcaacaaacacctcttcaacaaacacgtcttcaacaaacacaacttcaacaaacacgacttcaacaaacacaacttcaacaaacacaacttcaaactcaagcacaaactcctcgtcaacaaacacaacttcaaACTCGAGCACACCTACTAAcacctcttcaacaaacacgtcttcaacaaacacaacttcaGACTCGACCACACCTACTAACACTTCTTCAACAAAcacctcttcaacaaacaccTCTTCAAACTCGAGCACACCTACTAAcacctcttcaacaaacacgtcttcaacaaacacgtcttcaacaaacacaacttcaaACTCGAGCACACCTACTAACACTtcttcaacaaacacgacttcaacaaacacgacttcaacaaacacctcttcaacaaacaccTCTTCAAACTCGAGCACACCTACTAAcacctcttcaacaaacacctcttcaacaaacacgacttcaacaaacacaacttcaGACTCGACCACACCTACTAAcacctcttcaacaaacacgtcttcaacaaacacgactTCAAACACGACTTCAAACACCTCGtcaacaaacacaacttcaaACTCGAGCACACCTACTAACACGTCTTCAACAAACACCTCGtcaacaaacacaacttcaaACTCGAGCACACCTACTAACACGTCTTCAACAAACACCTCGtcaacaaacacaacttcaaACTCAAGCACAAACACgtcttcaacaaacacaacttcaaACTCAAGCACAAAcacctcttcaacaaacacgactTCAAACTCGACCACACCTACTAACAcgtcttcaacaaacacatctTCAACAAACTcgtcttcaacaaacacatcttcaacaaacacgtcttcaacaaacacgactTCAAACTCGAGCACAAACACCTCGTCAACAAACACGACTTCAAACTCGACCACACCTACTAAcacctcttcaacaaacacgtcttcaacaaacacgactTCAAACTCGAGCACAAACACCTCGTCAACAAACACGACTTCAAACTCGAGCACAAACACCTCAtcaacaaacacaacttcaaACTCGACCACACCTACTAAcacctcttcaacaaacacgtcttcaacaaacacgactTCAAACTCGAGCACAAACACCTCATCAACAAACACGACTTCAAACTCGAGCACACCTACAAAcacctcttcaacaaacacgtcttcaacaaacacgactTCAAACTCGAGCACAAACACCTCGTCAACAAACACGACTTCAAACTCGACCACACCTACTAAcacctcttcaacaaacacgtcttcaacaaacacgactTCAAACTCGAGCACAAACACCTCGTCAACAAACACGACTTCAAACTCGAGCACAAACACCTCATCAACAAACACGACTTCAAACTCGACCACACCTACTAAcacctcttcaacaaacacgactTCAACAAACACGACTTCAACAAACACGACTTCAACAAACACGACTTCAACAAACACGACTTCAAACTCGAGCACAAACACCTCGTCAACAAACACGACTTCAAACTCGAGCACACCTACTAAcacctcttcaacaaacacctcttcaacaaacacgactTCAAACTCGAGCACAAACACCTCGTCAACAAACACGACTTCAAACTCGACCACACCTACTAACACGTCTTCAACAAACACGtcttcaacaaacacgacttcaacaaacacaacttcaaACTCGACCACACCTACTAAcacctcttcaacaaacacgtcttcaacaaacacgacttcaacaaacacaacttcaaACTCGACCACACCTACTAAcacctcttcaacaaacacgtcttcaacaaacacctcttcaacaaacacctcttcaacaaacacaacttcaaACTCGACCACACCTACTAAcacctcttcaacaaacacgacttcaacaaacacgacttcaacaaacacaacttcaaACTCGACCACACCTACTAAcacctcttcaacaaacacgtcttcaacaaacacctcttcaacaaacacaacttcaaACTCGACCACACCTACTAAcacctcttcaacaaacacgtcttcaacaaacacctcttcaacaaacacaacttcaaACTCGACCACACCTACTAAcacctcttcaacaaacacgactTCAACAAACACGACTTCAACAAACACGACTTCAAACTCGAGCACACCTACTAAcacctcttcaacaaacacgtcttcaacaaacacaacttcaaACTCGAGCACAAACACCTCGtcaacaaacacaacttcaaACTCGAGCACACCTACTAAcacctcttcaacaaacacgtctccaacaaacacgacttcaacaaacacgacttcaacaaacacctcttcaacaaacacgactTCAACCTCGAGCACACCTACAACCCCTCCTGTAGTAGCTGCAGCATTCACCTTGGTCTTTAGCCTCAACGAAATCTTTACTCCAGAACTGGCCAATACCAGCTCTACACAGTTTACAGAAAAAGCTACAAGTATTCGAAATCAG cTTGAACCAATTTACAGACAAATGTTCAAAAACTTCCTTCGGATGATAATTCATGGTTTCAG GAATGGTTCGATTGTGACAAATTCCAGCCTTGAATTTAGTGCCAATGGCACCATCCCAACTGACTCCACAGTAAAAGAAACCTTTGTTAATGTGACTACCACCAACTCAAGCTTGAACGTTATTCCAAATTCTGTAAATGTCACCCAGGCTCCTG TAACAAACACGACTTCAACAAACACGtcttcaacaaacacgactTCAAACTCGAGCACAGCTACAAAcacctcttcaacaaacacgactTCAAACTCGAGCACAGCTACAAAcacctcttcaacaaacacgtCTTCAACCAACACAACTTCAACAAACACGACTTCAAACACCTCGtcaacaaacacaacttcaaACTCGAGCACAGCTACAAAcacctcttcaacaaacacctcttcaacaaacacaacttcaaCAAACACGACTTCAAACACCTCGTCAACAAACACGACTTCAAACTCGAGCACAGCTACAAACACGTCTTCAACAAAcacctcttcaacaaacacgactTCAAACTCGAGCACAGCTACAAAcacctcttcaacaaacacctcgtcaacaaacacaacttcaaACTCGACCACACCTACTAAcacctcttcaacaaacacgtcttcaacaaacacgacttcaacaaacacaacttcaacaaacacctcttcaacaaacacgtcttcaacaaacacaacttcaacaaacacaacttcaacaaacacaacttcaaACTCGAGCACAGCTACAAAcacctcttcaacaaacacctcgtcaacaaacacaacttcaaACTCGACCACACCTACTAAcacctcttcaacaaacacgtcttcaacaaacacgacttcaacaaacacaacttcaacaaacacctcttcaacaaacacgacttcaacaaacacaacttcaacaaacacaacttcaacaaacacaacttcaaACTCGAGCACAGCTACAAAcacctcttcaacaaacacaacttcaacaaacacaacttcaacaaacacaacttcaacaaacacaacttcaaACTCGACCACACCTACTAACACGTCTTCAACAAACACgtcttcaacaaacacaacttcaaACTCGAGCACAAAcacctcttcaacaaacacgactTCAAACTCGAGCACAGCTACAAAcacctcttcaacaaacacgactTCAAACTCGAGCACAGCTACAAAcacctcttcaacaaacac ctcttcaacaaacacctcttcaacaaacacgactTCAAACTCGAGCACAAACACCTCGtcaacaaacacaacttcaaACTCGAGCACAGCTACAAAcacctcttcaacaaacac ctcttcaacaaacacctcttcaacaaacacgtCTTCAACAAACACTtcttcaacaaacacgactTCAACAAACACGACTTCAGCAAACACTACTTCAACAAACACAACTACAAACAGTCCTGCAGTAGCTGCAGTATTCAACTTGGTCTTTAGCATCAATGAAACCTTTGATGCAGCACTGGCCAATACCAGCTCTACACAGTTTGCAGCAAAAGCTACAAGTATCCGTACtcag cttgaaTCAATTTACAGACAAATGTTCAAAAACTTCCTCCAGATGATAATTCATAGTTTCAG GAATGGTTCGATTGTGACAAATTCCAGCCTTGAATTTAGTGCCAATGGCACCATCCCAACTGACTCCACAGTAAAAGATGCCCTTGTTAATGCGACTACCGCCAACTCAAGCTTGAACATTATTACAAATTCTATAAATGTCACCCGGGTTCCTG AGACAAACTCCTCTTCACCAAATGCAACTTCATCCACGAGCACAAATACAACCACGAGCACAACTACAACCACGAGCACAACTACAACCACTCCTTCAACGCCTGAAATTGCAGTATCAATTTTCAACTTGGTCTTTAGAATCAGTGAAACCTTTGATGCAGCACTGGCCAATACCAGCTCTACACAGTTTGCAGCAAAAGCTTCAATTATCCGTACTCAG GTTGAACCATTGTACAAGAAAGCCTTTAAAAACTTCATCATcatgaaaattataaaattcTG GAGTGGCTCTATTGTGACAGAAAGCAACCTATTTTTCAGTCCTAATGGCCCAAATGTTACTGCGGCCCAAGTGAAAAACACTCTTCTCACTGGACTTCAAAACTTGAACTTTACTGTTGATCCAAACTCCATCAACGTCACCCAGACTCTTG GGAATTCCATGCCACCAGTGATTGCCAGCTCACTTTCCGTGATATGGATGTCTCTTCTATCACTTCTGCTTTCAGTGGCATTGCACTTCTAG
- the LOC117596367 gene encoding uncharacterized protein LOC117596367 isoform X3: MDWRVILAILCILCLPAASAQSSSGDQTAGNSTSTNTTSTNTTSNSSTATNTSSTNTSSTNTSSTNTSSTNTTSTNTTSTNTTSTNTTSNSSTNSSSTNTTSNSSTPTNTSSTNTSSTNTTSDSTTPTNTSSTNTSSTNTSSNSSTPTNTSSTNTSSTNTSSTNTTSNSSTPTNTSSTNTTSTNTTSTNTSSTNTSSNSSTPTNTSSTNTSSTNTTSTNTTSDSTTPTNTSSTNTSSTNTTSNTTSNTSSTNTTSNSSTPTNTSSTNTSSTNTTSNSSTPTNTSSTNTSSTNTTSNSSTNTSSTNTTSNSSTNTSSTNTTSNSTTPTNTSSTNTSSTNSSSTNTSSTNTSSTNTTSNSSTNTSSTNTTSNSTTPTNTSSTNTSSTNTTSNSSTNTSSTNTTSNSSTNTSSTNTTSNSTTPTNTSSTNTSSTNTTSNSSTNTSSTNTTSNSSTPTNTSSTNTSSTNTTSNSSTNTSSTNTTSNSTTPTNTSSTNTSSTNTTSNSSTNTSSTNTTSNSSTNTSSTNTTSNSTTPTNTSSTNTTSTNTTSTNTTSTNTTSTNTTSNSSTNTSSTNTTSNSSTPTNTSSTNTSSTNTTSNSSTNTSSTNTTSNSTTPTNTSSTNTSSTNTTSTNTTSNSTTPTNTSSTNTSSTNTTSTNTTSNSTTPTNTSSTNTSSTNTSSTNTSSTNTTSNSTTPTNTSSTNTTSTNTTSTNTTSNSTTPTNTSSTNTSSTNTSSTNTTSNSTTPTNTSSTNTSSTNTSSTNTTSNSTTPTNTSSTNTTSTNTTSTNTTSNSSTPTNTSSTNTSSTNTTSNSSTNTSSTNTTSNSSTPTNTSSTNTSPTNTTSTNTTSTNTSSTNTTSTSSTPTTPPVVAAAFTLVFSLNEIFTPELANTSSTQFTEKATSIRNQLEPIYRQMFKNFLRMIIHGFRNGSIVTNSSLEFSANGTIPTDSTVKETFVNVTTTNSSLNVIPNSVNVTQAPVTNTTSTNTSSTNTTSNSSTATNTSSTNTTSNSSTATNTSSTNTSSTNTTSTNTTSNTSSTNTTSNSSTATNTSSTNTSSTNTTSTNTTSNTSSTNTTSNSSTATNTSSTNTSSTNTTSNSSTATNTSSTNTSSTNTTSNSTTPTNTSSTNTSSTNTTSTNTTSTNTSSTNTSSTNTTSTNTTSTNTTSNSSTATNTSSTNTSSTNTTSNSTTPTNTSSTNTSSTNTTSTNTTSTNTSSTNTTSTNTTSTNTTSTNTTSNSSTATNTSSTNTTSTNTTSTNTTSTNTTSNSTTPTNTSSTNTSSTNTTSNSSTNTSSTNTTSNSSTATNTSSTNTTSNSSTATNTSSTNTSSTNTTSNSSTATNTSSTNTSSTNTTSNSSTNTSSTNTTSNSSTATNTSSTNTSSTNTSSTNTSSTNTSSTNTTSTNTTSANTTSTNTTTNSPAVAAVFNLVFSINETFDAALANTSSTQFAAKATSIRTQLESIYRQMFKNFLQMIIHSFRNGSIVTNSSLEFSANGTIPTDSTVKDALVNATTANSSLNIITNSINVTRVPETNSSSPNATSSTSTNTTTSTTTTTSTTTTTPSTPEIAVSIFNLVFRISETFDAALANTSSTQFAAKASIIRTQVEPLYKKAFKNFIIMKIIKFWSGSIVTESNLFFSPNGPNVTAAQVKNTLLTGLQNLNFTVDPNSINVTQTLGNSMPPVIASSLSVIWMSLLSLLLSVALHF, translated from the exons ATGGACTGGAGGGTTATACtggctattttgtgtattttgtgtctGCCTG CTGCAAGTGCCCAAAGCAGTTCAGGTGATCAGACCGCAGGCAATTCAACTTCAACAAACACGACTTCAACAAACACGACTTCAAACTCGAGCACAGCTACAAACAC ctcttcaacaaacacctcttcaacaaacacctcttcaacaaacacgtcttcaacaaacacaacttcaacaaacacgacttcaacaaacacaacttcaacaaacacaacttcaaactcaagcacaaactcctcgtcaacaaacacaacttcaaACTCGAGCACACCTACTAAcacctcttcaacaaacacgtcttcaacaaacacaacttcaGACTCGACCACACCTACTAACACTTCTTCAACAAAcacctcttcaacaaacaccTCTTCAAACTCGAGCACACCTACTAAcacctcttcaacaaacacgtcttcaacaaacacgtcttcaacaaacacaacttcaaACTCGAGCACACCTACTAACACTtcttcaacaaacacgacttcaacaaacacgacttcaacaaacacctcttcaacaaacaccTCTTCAAACTCGAGCACACCTACTAAcacctcttcaacaaacacctcttcaacaaacacgacttcaacaaacacaacttcaGACTCGACCACACCTACTAAcacctcttcaacaaacacgtcttcaacaaacacgactTCAAACACGACTTCAAACACCTCGtcaacaaacacaacttcaaACTCGAGCACACCTACTAACACGTCTTCAACAAACACCTCGtcaacaaacacaacttcaaACTCGAGCACACCTACTAACACGTCTTCAACAAACACCTCGtcaacaaacacaacttcaaACTCAAGCACAAACACgtcttcaacaaacacaacttcaaACTCAAGCACAAAcacctcttcaacaaacacgactTCAAACTCGACCACACCTACTAACAcgtcttcaacaaacacatctTCAACAAACTcgtcttcaacaaacacatcttcaacaaacacgtcttcaacaaacacgactTCAAACTCGAGCACAAACACCTCGTCAACAAACACGACTTCAAACTCGACCACACCTACTAAcacctcttcaacaaacacgtcttcaacaaacacgactTCAAACTCGAGCACAAACACCTCGTCAACAAACACGACTTCAAACTCGAGCACAAACACCTCAtcaacaaacacaacttcaaACTCGACCACACCTACTAAcacctcttcaacaaacacgtcttcaacaaacacgactTCAAACTCGAGCACAAACACCTCATCAACAAACACGACTTCAAACTCGAGCACACCTACAAAcacctcttcaacaaacacgtcttcaacaaacacgactTCAAACTCGAGCACAAACACCTCGTCAACAAACACGACTTCAAACTCGACCACACCTACTAAcacctcttcaacaaacacgtcttcaacaaacacgactTCAAACTCGAGCACAAACACCTCGTCAACAAACACGACTTCAAACTCGAGCACAAACACCTCATCAACAAACACGACTTCAAACTCGACCACACCTACTAAcacctcttcaacaaacacgactTCAACAAACACGACTTCAACAAACACGACTTCAACAAACACGACTTCAACAAACACGACTTCAAACTCGAGCACAAACACCTCGTCAACAAACACGACTTCAAACTCGAGCACACCTACTAAcacctcttcaacaaacacctcttcaacaaacacgactTCAAACTCGAGCACAAACACCTCGTCAACAAACACGACTTCAAACTCGACCACACCTACTAACACGTCTTCAACAAACACGtcttcaacaaacacgacttcaacaaacacaacttcaaACTCGACCACACCTACTAAcacctcttcaacaaacacgtcttcaacaaacacgacttcaacaaacacaacttcaaACTCGACCACACCTACTAAcacctcttcaacaaacacgtcttcaacaaacacctcttcaacaaacacctcttcaacaaacacaacttcaaACTCGACCACACCTACTAAcacctcttcaacaaacacgacttcaacaaacacgacttcaacaaacacaacttcaaACTCGACCACACCTACTAAcacctcttcaacaaacacgtcttcaacaaacacctcttcaacaaacacaacttcaaACTCGACCACACCTACTAAcacctcttcaacaaacacgtcttcaacaaacacctcttcaacaaacacaacttcaaACTCGACCACACCTACTAAcacctcttcaacaaacacgactTCAACAAACACGACTTCAACAAACACGACTTCAAACTCGAGCACACCTACTAAcacctcttcaacaaacacgtcttcaacaaacacaacttcaaACTCGAGCACAAACACCTCGtcaacaaacacaacttcaaACTCGAGCACACCTACTAAcacctcttcaacaaacacgtctccaacaaacacgacttcaacaaacacgacttcaacaaacacctcttcaacaaacacgactTCAACCTCGAGCACACCTACAACCCCTCCTGTAGTAGCTGCAGCATTCACCTTGGTCTTTAGCCTCAACGAAATCTTTACTCCAGAACTGGCCAATACCAGCTCTACACAGTTTACAGAAAAAGCTACAAGTATTCGAAATCAG cTTGAACCAATTTACAGACAAATGTTCAAAAACTTCCTTCGGATGATAATTCATGGTTTCAG GAATGGTTCGATTGTGACAAATTCCAGCCTTGAATTTAGTGCCAATGGCACCATCCCAACTGACTCCACAGTAAAAGAAACCTTTGTTAATGTGACTACCACCAACTCAAGCTTGAACGTTATTCCAAATTCTGTAAATGTCACCCAGGCTCCTG TAACAAACACGACTTCAACAAACACGtcttcaacaaacacgactTCAAACTCGAGCACAGCTACAAAcacctcttcaacaaacacgactTCAAACTCGAGCACAGCTACAAAcacctcttcaacaaacacgtCTTCAACCAACACAACTTCAACAAACACGACTTCAAACACCTCGtcaacaaacacaacttcaaACTCGAGCACAGCTACAAAcacctcttcaacaaacacctcttcaacaaacacaacttcaaCAAACACGACTTCAAACACCTCGTCAACAAACACGACTTCAAACTCGAGCACAGCTACAAACACGTCTTCAACAAAcacctcttcaacaaacacgactTCAAACTCGAGCACAGCTACAAAcacctcttcaacaaacacctcgtcaacaaacacaacttcaaACTCGACCACACCTACTAAcacctcttcaacaaacacgtcttcaacaaacacgacttcaacaaacacaacttcaacaaacacctcttcaacaaacacgtcttcaacaaacacaacttcaacaaacacaacttcaacaaacacaacttcaaACTCGAGCACAGCTACAAAcacctcttcaacaaacacctcgtcaacaaacacaacttcaaACTCGACCACACCTACTAAcacctcttcaacaaacacgtcttcaacaaacacgacttcaacaaacacaacttcaacaaacacctcttcaacaaacacgacttcaacaaacacaacttcaacaaacacaacttcaacaaacacaacttcaaACTCGAGCACAGCTACAAAcacctcttcaacaaacacaacttcaacaaacacaacttcaacaaacacaacttcaacaaacacaacttcaaACTCGACCACACCTACTAACACGTCTTCAACAAACACgtcttcaacaaacacaacttcaaACTCGAGCACAAAcacctcttcaacaaacacgactTCAAACTCGAGCACAGCTACAAAcacctcttcaacaaacacgactTCAAACTCGAGCACAGCTACAAAcacctcttcaacaaacacctcttcaacaaacacgactTCAAACTCGAGCACAGCTACAAAcacctcttcaacaaacacctcttcaacaaacacgactTCAAACTCGAGCACAAACACCTCGtcaacaaacacaacttcaaACTCGAGCACAGCTACAAAcacctcttcaacaaacac ctcttcaacaaacacctcttcaacaaacacgtCTTCAACAAACACTtcttcaacaaacacgactTCAACAAACACGACTTCAGCAAACACTACTTCAACAAACACAACTACAAACAGTCCTGCAGTAGCTGCAGTATTCAACTTGGTCTTTAGCATCAATGAAACCTTTGATGCAGCACTGGCCAATACCAGCTCTACACAGTTTGCAGCAAAAGCTACAAGTATCCGTACtcag cttgaaTCAATTTACAGACAAATGTTCAAAAACTTCCTCCAGATGATAATTCATAGTTTCAG GAATGGTTCGATTGTGACAAATTCCAGCCTTGAATTTAGTGCCAATGGCACCATCCCAACTGACTCCACAGTAAAAGATGCCCTTGTTAATGCGACTACCGCCAACTCAAGCTTGAACATTATTACAAATTCTATAAATGTCACCCGGGTTCCTG AGACAAACTCCTCTTCACCAAATGCAACTTCATCCACGAGCACAAATACAACCACGAGCACAACTACAACCACGAGCACAACTACAACCACTCCTTCAACGCCTGAAATTGCAGTATCAATTTTCAACTTGGTCTTTAGAATCAGTGAAACCTTTGATGCAGCACTGGCCAATACCAGCTCTACACAGTTTGCAGCAAAAGCTTCAATTATCCGTACTCAG GTTGAACCATTGTACAAGAAAGCCTTTAAAAACTTCATCATcatgaaaattataaaattcTG GAGTGGCTCTATTGTGACAGAAAGCAACCTATTTTTCAGTCCTAATGGCCCAAATGTTACTGCGGCCCAAGTGAAAAACACTCTTCTCACTGGACTTCAAAACTTGAACTTTACTGTTGATCCAAACTCCATCAACGTCACCCAGACTCTTG GGAATTCCATGCCACCAGTGATTGCCAGCTCACTTTCCGTGATATGGATGTCTCTTCTATCACTTCTGCTTTCAGTGGCATTGCACTTCTAG